One genomic region from Nitrososphaerota archaeon encodes:
- a CDS encoding aminotransferase class I/II-fold pyridoxal phosphate-dependent enzyme: MKRATRPSVSPKTSRLSESVIREMTRLADKHGALNLAQGFPDFPAPASIKAAAVRAIEGDYNQYAVTWGSPNLRRAVCEKAEWFNGIHADPDKNITVTCGSTEAMMATVMALADAGDEVIMFEPAYENYAPSAILAGATPKPVPLGEGFDLDEESLKKAFTPHTKLVIVNTPHNPSGKVLGRADLKVIADLCEDSGAVAVTDEIYEHILYDGREHVSLATLGDMADRTVTISGISKTYTATGWRVAYTIAEPGMTNAIRKVHDYMTLCAPAPLQEAAAFALRLPRSFYADLAESYQKKRDFIAKGLREIGFEFFMPEGSYYILADFGRLSSLPDTKFATSMTVDCGVAVVPGSSFYADGRRGRTQVRFSYSKKDATLKKAVSRMNRYFS; the protein is encoded by the coding sequence TTGAAGAGGGCGACCAGACCTTCGGTCTCTCCTAAGACGTCCCGCCTCTCCGAGTCTGTCATCAGGGAGATGACCCGACTGGCGGACAAGCACGGCGCCCTGAACCTGGCCCAGGGCTTCCCCGACTTCCCTGCCCCAGCCAGCATCAAGGCGGCAGCGGTCAGGGCGATAGAAGGCGACTACAACCAATACGCCGTGACCTGGGGGTCCCCCAATCTCAGGCGGGCAGTGTGCGAAAAGGCAGAGTGGTTCAACGGCATCCACGCCGACCCCGACAAGAACATCACGGTGACCTGCGGCTCCACTGAGGCGATGATGGCCACAGTGATGGCCCTGGCGGACGCCGGGGACGAAGTGATAATGTTCGAGCCTGCCTACGAGAACTACGCCCCCTCTGCAATCCTCGCGGGCGCGACCCCCAAGCCCGTCCCCCTCGGCGAAGGCTTCGACCTCGACGAGGAGTCCCTGAAGAAGGCATTCACGCCTCATACGAAGCTGGTCATCGTGAACACCCCCCACAACCCCAGCGGCAAGGTCCTCGGCCGCGCCGACCTGAAGGTCATAGCCGACCTGTGCGAGGACAGCGGTGCGGTGGCCGTCACCGACGAGATCTACGAGCACATCCTCTATGACGGGAGGGAGCATGTCAGCCTGGCGACCCTTGGGGACATGGCAGACAGGACGGTCACCATCTCGGGGATCTCAAAGACCTACACAGCTACGGGGTGGCGGGTGGCCTACACAATCGCCGAGCCAGGCATGACCAACGCCATCAGGAAGGTCCACGACTACATGACCCTCTGCGCGCCTGCGCCCTTGCAGGAGGCGGCTGCCTTCGCCCTGAGGCTGCCGAGGTCTTTCTACGCAGACCTCGCCGAATCCTACCAGAAGAAGAGGGATTTCATCGCCAAGGGCCTCCGCGAGATAGGCTTCGAGTTCTTCATGCCCGAAGGGTCCTACTACATCCTGGCCGACTTCGGCCGCCTAAGTTCCCTCCCCGACACCAAGTTCGCCACCTCGATGACCGTCGACTGCGGGGTCGCCGTCGTCCCCGGCTCCAGCTTCTACGCCGACGGCCGCCGTGGGAGGACCCAGGTCCGCTTCAGCTACTCGAAGAAGGATGCCACTCTCAAGAAGGCCGTCTCCCGGATGAACCGCTACTTCTCTTAG